ACTTCCCTATCGAGGGTGAGTGACTCAACGGCCCGGTGAGCCGCGTGCAAGATGGTGCAGCCAGGTGTCTCGTAAACGCCGCGCGATTTCATGCCCACAAACCGGTTCTCCACGATATCCACACGGCCGATTCCATGCCTGCCTCCCATGGTGTTGAGGTATTCGACGAGCCTGGATGGGGACATCTTTTTGCCGTCCACATGAGTGGGCACGCCTTTCTCAAAGGTTATTTCAACATACTGGGGCGAGTCCGGCGCCTTCTCGGGGGAACGCGTGGTTCTGAACATGTTCTCGGGCGGCTCAGCCCAGGGGTCTTCGAGAATGCCTCCTTCGTAACTGATATGCATGAGATTCCGATCCATGCTGTAGGGCTTCTTCTTGCTCACAGGGACCTCGATGCCATGTTTTCTCGCGTAGTCCATCAGGTCATCTCTCGACGAAAAGTCCCATTCACGCCATGGTGCTATGATTTTAATATTCGGCTCAAAGGCATAGTAGGTCAGTTCAAACCGTACTTGATCGTTGCCTTTGCCCGTTGATCCATGACAGACGGCATCGGCCCTTTCTTTTCTCGCAATCTCAATCTGTCTTTTTGCGATGAGCGGCCGGGCGATCGATGTGCCCATGAGATACGTCCCCTCATAGACCGCATTGGCCTTGATCGCAAAGAAGATGAAGTCTCTGGCGAATTCTTCCCGCAGGTCTTCGATGTATATCTTGGATGCACCCGTCTTCAAGGCCTTCTCTTTCAATCCGGTCAGCTCTTCGGCCTGGCCCACGTCAGCCGCGTAAGCGATCACCTGGCAGCCGTATGTGTCGAGAAGCCATTTCACGATAATCGAAGTATCAAGCCCTCCCGAATAAGCGAGAACTACTTTCTTAATTTTACTGTTCTTGTTCATTGAAAACCTCCGTATTCAATTCATGCAAAATTATGTGAAAGGACAGTCTAGTTGCCGTTCTATATTCTTAAGGCCTGGTTATCCGTTCTTTGCATTCTTCATTTTACCTTTTTCATTGAGAATAAGCCACTCGAGAAGCGCCTTCTGCACATGTAGTCTGTTTTCCGCCTGCGTAAAGATAATGTCGCTGAACCGTTCAAAAACATCATCTGTGATCTCTTGACCACGGTATGCCGGCAGGCAGTGCATAACAATGGCCCCTCTATTCGCTCGTCGCAACAGGGTATCGTCAATTTTGTATTTCGCAAAGGCCCTGCTCCGGGCCTTCTTTTCTTTCTCCTGGCCCATGCTCACCCACACGTCCGTATAGACAACATCGCAGCCTTTCACTGCCTCGACAGGATCGTGCGTGTAGCGAAAGCCTTTCTGTTTCTCGGCCCGCGCTAAAAGGACCGCGTCAGGTCCATAGCCTGCGGGTGTGGCAAGAGAGAAATCAAAACCCATGAGAATTGATGCCTCAAGCCATGAATTGGCCACGTTATTGCCATCGCCGATGAAGGCGATCTTGACATCCTTGAGCCCGCCCAGATATTCCTTGACCGTGAAGAGATCGGCGAGGATCTGACAGGGATGATAAAGATCGGAAAGACCGTTGATCACGGGCACGTGAGCCCAGCTTGCCAATTCTTCAACCAGGCCCTGCGAATACGTGCGGATCATGATAGCGTCCACATACCTCTCCAAAACCCGAGCGGTATCTTTTATGGGCTCGCCCCTACCGATCTGCGTTTCGTTCGGGCTCAAGAATATAGCCTGCCCCCCGAGTTCCTGGATGCCGACCTCAAAAGAAATCCTCGTTCTGGTCGAAGCCTTCTCAAATATCATGGCAAGGCTCTTTCCAGCGAGAGGTCTGTATTGCTTTCCTGAACTACGCAGATTCTTGAGAAGGGCAGCCCTTCCAAGGAGGTACTCGCACTCTTTCTTAGTTATGTCGAGAAATTTGGTAAAATCTCTTTTCAAATTTTCACCCTTTCGAATATCCTGCTTGCAATATCGAGAAATATGTCTATCTCTTCTTTCTTCACCGTGAGCGGCGGCATCAGACGAAGGATCTTGCCTTTGGTGCAATTCAGGATAACCCCTTCTTTCAGAAACTCCTTGACGATCTCATCGCCGCTCTCCGCAATCTCCACGCCCCAGAGGAGCCCTTTGCCCCGTATCTCGACGATGGAGCCGAACTGCTTCTTGAGGAGGTTAAGTCCTTTCTGGAGGTATTTGCCGACCTCGGCGCAGTTCTTGATCACCTCTTCTTCTATGAGGGTGTTGATCGTCGCCGCGACCGCTACCGCCGCGAGAGGGTTTCCGCCGAAGGTGGACGCATGCGTACCAGGTTCAAAGGCCTCCATGACCGAATCTTTCGCTACTATGGCTCCCACGGGAAAGCCGTTTCCCAGGCCCTTGGCCAGGCTCATCACGTCAGGCTCAATGCCATACTGTTCGTAGGCGAAGAAGGTGCCCGTCCTTCCCATGGCCGTCTGGACTTCATCAACCATGAGGAGTATGTCGCGCGTCCTCGTCAGCTCACGGACTTTCTTTACATATTCAGCCTCGGCCACGTAGACGCCCCCTTCCGACTGGATAAGCTCGATCATGACGGCGCACGTCTTTGCATCGATATTCGCTTCAAGGGCATTGATGTCATTAAACGGCACATGAACGAAGCCCGGATGCAAAGGCGCAAAACCGACCTGGAATTTTGGTTGACCCGTCGCCGAGATAGTTGCCATGGTTCTGCCATGGAAGGAATTCTCCATGGCGATGATCGTAGATCGCCCTTCCCCATATTTCTTCCAGGAATACCTCCTCGCCAGCTTAATGGCCGCTTCATTGGCCTCGGCTCCGCTGTTGCAGAAAAAGACCTTGTCCCCGAAAGAGTGCTCTGACAGCATCTCGGCAGCCTTTATCTGCGGTTCCATATAGAAAAGGTTGGAAACGTGGACAAGCTTCTTCACCTGCGCACTCAGCGCCTCGGTTATGCTGGGATGGCAATGACCAAGCCCGCATACGGCGATCCCGGACAGAAAATCGAGATAGCGGTGTCCATTTAAATCCCAGAGCCAGCACCCTTCGCCTTTTGTGATGACCATGGGAAGCCTGGTATACGTATTGGCCAGATATTTCATGGATTTCTTAATCAACTCGTCTTGCATTATTCGTCTCCTGTGATCTGAGTCCCCACCCCTGAGTCGGTAAATACTTCCAGAAGAATCGCATGGGGGACCCTACCATCCACGATATGTGTTTCCCGTACGCCGCCTTTCAGCGCGTCGACGCAACAATTCACCTTGGGTATCATACCACCGGTCACGGTCTTTTGCTGAATCAGTTGCCTGATTTGCTTCTTTTTCAACATGGATATGAGTTTCCCGTCTTTACCGATCACGCCCTCTACGTCGGTAAGCAGGATGAGCTTCTCCGCCGAGAGCGCCCGGGCAATGCTACCTGCTGCTGAATCTGCGTTGATGTTGTATGATTTTCCATCCATTCCATCGGCGATCGGCGCGATGACCGGAATGTATCCGTGTCTCGTAATATCCTTGATAATGGCCACATCGACATGGGTGATTTCTCCTACCAACCCGATCTTTTTGTCCGCCACCTGCTTGGCCAGAAGCAGTCTTCCGTCCTTACCGGAAAGACCGATGGCCCGGCCACCCATATCGTTGATGTTTTTCACGATCTCCTTGTTCACAAGCCCCGAAAGCACCATCTCCGCAACTTCCAGGGTCTTCTCGTCGGTAACCCTGAGACCGTCGACAAACCGCGTGGGGATCTGTAAATCCTTGAGCAGTCGCCCAATCATGGGCCCTCCCCCGTGAACGATGACCGGGTGAACGCCGACATATTTGAGAAGCGCTACATCCTTGGCGAACTCTTTTTTCAGGTCCACCTCTTCCATGGCCGCTCCGCCGTACTTAATGACGAAAGTAGAGCCCGCAAATTTCTTGATGTACGGCAGGGCCTCGAGCAACGTCTCTATTTTTTCCTTCATCTCTTCGTCCTTCCCCATATCAGTCGGTTCTTTCTCTGTAACGACCTTCGGTCGCTTGACACCCTGTGATACACGCTTCATAGAATATATCTGCTCAAGTCTTCCTTCTCAAGAAACTCACCGAGCTTCTCTCTCACATACTCTTTGGTGATGACGATATTCTTTTTCGTCATGTCCGGCGCGGAGAAGGATATATCGTCAAGAAGTTTTTCCATAACCGTATACAATCTCCTGGCCCCGATGTTTTCCGTCATCTCATTGATCCTTTGCGCGATATCCGTTATCTCCTCGATCGCCTTTTCATCGAATTCAAGCTCGATATCCTCCGTTTTCAAAAGGGCCTTATACTGCTTGATAAGTGCGTTGTCGGGCTCGGTAATAATCCTGAAAAAGTCCTCTTTTGTCAGGGCATCCAATTCTACACGGATCGGAAACCGGCCCTGCAACTCGGGGATCAGGTCAGACGGTTTCGACATGTGGAAAGCGCCCGCGGCGATAAAGAGTATGTGGTCCGTCTTCACCATACCGTACTTGGTAGTCACTGTGGTCCCTTCAACGATAGGCAGGATGTCCCTCTGCACACCTTCACGAGACACGTCGGGCCCGTGGCCGTGGTCACGACTTGCGATTTTATCGATCTCGTCGAGGAATATGATCCCCGCCTGCTCAACCCGCTCTATAGCATCGGAAGTCACCCTGTCCATATCGATGAGTTTCTTTGATTCTTCCTGTATCAGGTATCCGTAAGCCTCTTTGACCTTCATCTTCCTTCGCTTTGTTTTTTTCGGCAACATGTTTCCGAACATGTCACGTATTTGCATATCCATCTCTTCCATACCCTGGGCCGAAAAGATCTCGATGATAGGGAGGGACCTATCAGGCACCTCGAGGTCCAGCAATCTTTCATCGAGTTGACCTGCCTTGAAGCGTGCCCTCATCTTCTCTCTGGACTGGTCAGTGCTTTCCTCTGTCCCTTCTTCTTCGGGGTTCGCGGTTAACCGTTTCGCCGGCAGAAGGAGGTCCAGGATCCGTTCTTCGGCCATCCTTGTAGCCTTCTCTTTAACCAGATCATGCTCCTCTTTCTTCACCATATTGATCGCAAGCTCAGTCAAGTCCCGTATCATGGATTCTACATCTCTGCCCACGTAACCCACCTCGGTAAACTTCGTGGCCTCGATCTTCAAAAAAGGTGCAGTCGCAAGCTTTGCAAGTCTGCGCGCTATCTCTGTCTTTCCTACACCCGTAGGCCCGATCATAATGATGTTCTTGGGGGCCACTTCGTCACGGAGTTCCTTTGGTATCATCTGTCTTCTCCACCGGTTCCGTAAGGCTATGGACACGGCCTTTTTGGCCTTGTTCTGCCCTATGATGAAACGGTCAAGTTCTTCCATGATCTCTTTCGGGGTTAATGTTTCCTTGTTCATCTATAGTTCCTCAACGACGATCTTGTCGTTCGTATATATGCATATCTCGGCCGCAATAGCGAGCGCCTCCTGAACAATATCCCTGGCAGACAGGTCCGTATATTTGGTGAGCGCTTTGGCCGCGGCCTGAGCATACGGTCCGCCCGAGCCGATTGCGGCGATACCGTCATCCGGTTCTACAACGTCGCCGGTGCCGGAAAGAATCAGCGTATGATCCTTATCAGCGATAACAAGGAGCGCCTCTAATCTCCGTAGCATCCTGTCGGTCCTCCAGTCCTTTGCCAACTCGACCGCCGCCCTCGTGATACTGCCGTTGTATTGCTCCAGTTTCTTCTCAAACCGTTCAAAGAGGGTAAAGGCGTCCGCCGTTGCCCCCGCAAACCCGGCGAGGCACTTGTCCTGATAGAGTTTGCGAACCTTCTTCGCCGTATGTTTCATGATCGTCGTGTTCAATGTCACCTGTCCGTCGCCGCCAATAGCAACTCCTCCACTGCGCCTTACACACAATACCGTCGTGGCTTCCATTTTCTTACCTTCTTGGATGCGATTTGTCGTAAATCTCCATAAGCTTGTCCATTGAGACGTGGGTGTATCTCTGCGTCGTGGAAAGCTTGGAATGGCCGAGGAGTTCCTGGATGCTCCTCAGGTCTGCCCCGCTGTCGAGCATGTGGGTTGCAAAAGAATGCCTGACACCGTGAAGGGAAAGGTTCTTAAAGAGTTGCGCCTTTATCTGGTGTTTCTTCATAATCTTCAACAATCCCCTGTAGGCAAGTCTTTCGCCGCGTGCATTGATGAAGAGGGCGTTCTTCAGGCGGTATTTTCCCGTTTTCTTGGTCATCTCTATATAGGCATCGAGTGCCTCTTTGGCTTTGTCACCAAAAGGAAGTATCCTTTCTTTACCACCCTTGCCCTTTACTTTTACCCACATACCGTCCATGTGCAGATCCTGCACATCGATAGCCAGGGCCTCGCTCGCCCTCATACCCGTGGAGTACATAAGCTCGAAAATGGCCACATTGCGAATATTGAG
The sequence above is drawn from the Syntrophorhabdaceae bacterium genome and encodes:
- a CDS encoding argininosuccinate synthase; this encodes MNKNSKIKKVVLAYSGGLDTSIIVKWLLDTYGCQVIAYAADVGQAEELTGLKEKALKTGASKIYIEDLREEFARDFIFFAIKANAVYEGTYLMGTSIARPLIAKRQIEIARKERADAVCHGSTGKGNDQVRFELTYYAFEPNIKIIAPWREWDFSSRDDLMDYARKHGIEVPVSKKKPYSMDRNLMHISYEGGILEDPWAEPPENMFRTTRSPEKAPDSPQYVEITFEKGVPTHVDGKKMSPSRLVEYLNTMGGRHGIGRVDIVENRFVGMKSRGVYETPGCTILHAAHRAVESLTLDREVMHLRDSLIPKVAELIYYGFWYSPEMKAIMAMTDEIQAPVSGVARIKLYKGNCHVVGRKSRNSLYLKDFATFDKDAVYDQKDAGGFIKLNALRLRIRAMLKR
- the argF gene encoding ornithine carbamoyltransferase, with translation MKRDFTKFLDITKKECEYLLGRAALLKNLRSSGKQYRPLAGKSLAMIFEKASTRTRISFEVGIQELGGQAIFLSPNETQIGRGEPIKDTARVLERYVDAIMIRTYSQGLVEELASWAHVPVINGLSDLYHPCQILADLFTVKEYLGGLKDVKIAFIGDGNNVANSWLEASILMGFDFSLATPAGYGPDAVLLARAEKQKGFRYTHDPVEAVKGCDVVYTDVWVSMGQEKEKKARSRAFAKYKIDDTLLRRANRGAIVMHCLPAYRGQEITDDVFERFSDIIFTQAENRLHVQKALLEWLILNEKGKMKNAKNG
- a CDS encoding aspartate aminotransferase family protein: MQDELIKKSMKYLANTYTRLPMVITKGEGCWLWDLNGHRYLDFLSGIAVCGLGHCHPSITEALSAQVKKLVHVSNLFYMEPQIKAAEMLSEHSFGDKVFFCNSGAEANEAAIKLARRYSWKKYGEGRSTIIAMENSFHGRTMATISATGQPKFQVGFAPLHPGFVHVPFNDINALEANIDAKTCAVMIELIQSEGGVYVAEAEYVKKVRELTRTRDILLMVDEVQTAMGRTGTFFAYEQYGIEPDVMSLAKGLGNGFPVGAIVAKDSVMEAFEPGTHASTFGGNPLAAVAVAATINTLIEEEVIKNCAEVGKYLQKGLNLLKKQFGSIVEIRGKGLLWGVEIAESGDEIVKEFLKEGVILNCTKGKILRLMPPLTVKKEEIDIFLDIASRIFERVKI
- the argB gene encoding acetylglutamate kinase codes for the protein MKRVSQGVKRPKVVTEKEPTDMGKDEEMKEKIETLLEALPYIKKFAGSTFVIKYGGAAMEEVDLKKEFAKDVALLKYVGVHPVIVHGGGPMIGRLLKDLQIPTRFVDGLRVTDEKTLEVAEMVLSGLVNKEIVKNINDMGGRAIGLSGKDGRLLLAKQVADKKIGLVGEITHVDVAIIKDITRHGYIPVIAPIADGMDGKSYNINADSAAGSIARALSAEKLILLTDVEGVIGKDGKLISMLKKKQIRQLIQQKTVTGGMIPKVNCCVDALKGGVRETHIVDGRVPHAILLEVFTDSGVGTQITGDE
- the hslU gene encoding ATP-dependent protease ATPase subunit HslU — translated: MNKETLTPKEIMEELDRFIIGQNKAKKAVSIALRNRWRRQMIPKELRDEVAPKNIIMIGPTGVGKTEIARRLAKLATAPFLKIEATKFTEVGYVGRDVESMIRDLTELAINMVKKEEHDLVKEKATRMAEERILDLLLPAKRLTANPEEEGTEESTDQSREKMRARFKAGQLDERLLDLEVPDRSLPIIEIFSAQGMEEMDMQIRDMFGNMLPKKTKRRKMKVKEAYGYLIQEESKKLIDMDRVTSDAIERVEQAGIIFLDEIDKIASRDHGHGPDVSREGVQRDILPIVEGTTVTTKYGMVKTDHILFIAAGAFHMSKPSDLIPELQGRFPIRVELDALTKEDFFRIITEPDNALIKQYKALLKTEDIELEFDEKAIEEITDIAQRINEMTENIGARRLYTVMEKLLDDISFSAPDMTKKNIVITKEYVREKLGEFLEKEDLSRYIL
- the hslV gene encoding ATP-dependent protease subunit HslV, which translates into the protein MEATTVLCVRRSGGVAIGGDGQVTLNTTIMKHTAKKVRKLYQDKCLAGFAGATADAFTLFERFEKKLEQYNGSITRAAVELAKDWRTDRMLRRLEALLVIADKDHTLILSGTGDVVEPDDGIAAIGSGGPYAQAAAKALTKYTDLSARDIVQEALAIAAEICIYTNDKIVVEEL
- a CDS encoding tyrosine-type recombinase/integrase, yielding MDKSTIKGIAKEFYKYLEAEKGASFNTKRAYKGDIEDFIEFIENATDEIIDHNTIRAYIVAIYKDLKKSSLSRKISAIKVFFKFMKKKGYIDENTALIIKNPKIEKHLPKFYTIDEMFHFLDFLPKDGWLNIRNVAIFELMYSTGMRASEALAIDVQDLHMDGMWVKVKGKGGKERILPFGDKAKEALDAYIEMTKKTGKYRLKNALFINARGERLAYRGLLKIMKKHQIKAQLFKNLSLHGVRHSFATHMLDSGADLRSIQELLGHSKLSTTQRYTHVSMDKLMEIYDKSHPRR